Part of the Geitlerinema sp. PCC 9228 genome is shown below.
AAATCCTACGAACAGCTTCTCGCAGAACGCATCCAAGCCGGTCAAACCTTCTTTGAAGCGGAAATTTACCAATTGTTGCGCTCGGTTTTGCCAGTGCTAGCCTACATTCACGAGTGTGGGGTGATCCATCGCGATATTTCACCGGATAATATTATCCAACGGCAGGCGGATGGAATGCCGATATTGATTGACTTTGGTGGTGTGAAACAGGTAGCCGCACAAATTGACTCGGAAGTGGTTGCCAGTGGCAAAGCCAGCGTCTGTCAGCCAGCTACGCGATTGGGAAAAATAGGTTTTGCACCAGAAGAGCAAATTCAGACTGGTTCTGTCTATCCCCACAGCGACTTATATGCCTTGGCGGTTACGGCATTGGTCTTGTTAACTGGCAAAGAACCTCAAGAGTTACTTGATAGTTATACCTTGACATGGACTTGGCGAAAAACACATCATGCTGCGATTAGCGAGGAATTGGCAGCGGTTTTGGAACAGATGCTAGCCACCAAACCCAGCGATCGCATTGCTTCGGCAAGAGAGGCTTTACAGCGGTTAGAGATGATTTCATTGCCTCGCCAACAAGAAGCAGCAAGTTCCCTTGCCAATGCCAATACGCTGCTTGCCAGTTCCAATTCGATAACTCCGCAGGAACAACAAGTTCCTACAAAAGAGCAAAATGGCCACAACCATGGAGAGAAAACTGTTCCCAGTCAGCCACCGACTGTACCCACGACAGGTCAAAGGTCGCGTCGCTTTTTGTGGGGAGGATTGCTTGCAGCTATTGTGGTGATTCCTTTATCTGCCACCTTAGGATGGTGGGTTACCTGGCAGTGGTTGCAAAACCGTTCTACCAATAATACGGCTAATAAGGCCGAAACAGCACCGCCTTCTCCCCTATTTTCACCAAAAGAGTTTGAGAACAATCGCGATTCGGAAGCACCGCCTTTGTCGCTGAAGTTGTCTGAAGAGGAACGGCAACGGAAAATTGAACTGCGCGATCGCCGAGCGGAGTTGGGAATTGATTATTCGCAGTTTGTTAGCATGGTAGACCAAGCGTTCTACGCGCGTTTTCCCCAGCAAGAAGGTCGCAGCCTCAGCGACGAACCGGAAGATGAAATTTGGCGGGAACGTTGGGATCGCGAAGCAGAAGTTTTGTTAGATCTGTTGGAAAGGTTACCTAGCGAATTTATAGATACAATTGGAAATTATCAAGCCAGCGATCGCGAAGCGTGGACGCAAAGAGTGAACAAACTTCATGTAAGTAGCCGTGCTTGGTTCGATCTGGTAGACGCTCGTTTCTTTTATTATTTTCCCAATCTACGCCAGCAGGATTTGTTGGGAACGCCTTTGGGACAGGCTTGGCACGCGATCGCTTTGGATACCTTGAAAAACCTAGAAAACGGTACCAGTTTGCAAAACCTGCAATTTGAATCCGATACTTTCACCAAAGAAGTGTCTGCCGAGTTGGAACCGGGAACAGGCAAAGTTTACGTAGCCTATCTCAACCAAGGCCAAGGAATGCGTTTGTATTTACGTTCCAACGGCTTTACGTTACTATCTATTTACACGCCTTCCGGACAAGAAAATTTACTAAAGGATTCTTCCGAATATAGTTGGTCGGGAACCTTACCAGAAACAGGATATTACGAAATTACTGTCGTTTCCAACGACCGCCAATCTCTAGCTTTCAAACTCAATCTATCCGTCGATCGAGTCCGGCAAATATCTCCTA
Proteins encoded:
- a CDS encoding protein kinase, with protein sequence MESRRCSQGHNNPISSRFCQYCGESLVGFSIQPNTVLGDRYQIVRQLGRGGFGCTYLAQDLNRFQEPCVLKEFAPQTRGTYQQQKAKELFEREAGILYQLDHSQIPRFRELFRATKEEQGKLFLVQDYVEGKSYEQLLAERIQAGQTFFEAEIYQLLRSVLPVLAYIHECGVIHRDISPDNIIQRQADGMPILIDFGGVKQVAAQIDSEVVASGKASVCQPATRLGKIGFAPEEQIQTGSVYPHSDLYALAVTALVLLTGKEPQELLDSYTLTWTWRKTHHAAISEELAAVLEQMLATKPSDRIASAREALQRLEMISLPRQQEAASSLANANTLLASSNSITPQEQQVPTKEQNGHNHGEKTVPSQPPTVPTTGQRSRRFLWGGLLAAIVVIPLSATLGWWVTWQWLQNRSTNNTANKAETAPPSPLFSPKEFENNRDSEAPPLSLKLSEEERQRKIELRDRRAELGIDYSQFVSMVDQAFYARFPQQEGRSLSDEPEDEIWRERWDREAEVLLDLLERLPSEFIDTIGNYQASDREAWTQRVNKLHVSSRAWFDLVDARFFYYFPNLRQQDLLGTPLGQAWHAIALDTLKNLENGTSLQNLQFESDTFTKEVSAELEPGTGKVYVAYLNQGQGMRLYLRSNGFTLLSIYTPSGQENLLKDSSEYSWSGTLPETGYYEITVVSNDRQSLAFKLNLSVDRVRQISPNW